In Solanum lycopersicum chromosome 3, SLM_r2.1, the genomic stretch caagaatttaaCTTTGAAGTGAGGGATATAAAAGGGACAAAAAATCAAGTCGCTGATCACTGGTCCCATCTAGAAGATGAAGCTATGAATGAGTTAGGGGATAATAgtgatattgatgatactttccccgatgagcatATATTGGCTgcctcacaagacttgattccatggaaCACAGATTTcacgaactatctggctagtgatattattccatcagacttgtcctttcatcaaagaaaaaagttcatgtactatgtgaagaagttctttagggatgaaccatacttttATAGGAgctgtgccgacgggcttattcggcgttgtgtgccagaatgtgagatgttAAGTGTTTTAGAGGCATATCATTCCTTACCCGTTTgtggacatcatagtggtattcAAACCCCTCATAAGATATTaaaatgtggttactattggacaactcttcatcaagattcTCATGAGTTTTCTAAAACATGTGATAGAAGCCAAAGAGATGCCGACAtgtcaagaaagcaagagctcgctctaaaccccattcttgtgattgagttattgatGTTTGGTGTATTTACTTTATGGGTCCTTTTGTGAGGTATCAAggaatgaagtatatttttgtagcggttgattatgtatgtaaatgggtggaagctatcGCCCtcacaaacaatgaagggaagagtgccactacattcttgaaaaagaatatattctctcgatTTCAAAAACTGAATGTCAATTATTAatgatgggggatcccacttttgcaacaaattcctCAATgtattattggagaaatatagGGTTCTCCATAATGTTTCCACACCTTACCATCCTCAAagtagtgggcaagttgaagtgtcaaatggagagatcaaacagatattatTAAAAACGGtaaatgctagtagaacggattggtcaagaaggcttgatgatgctaTTTGGGCCTACCAGAATgcgtataagactcccataggtatgtcccaTACAAAGTTGTATATGGTAAACCTTGTAATCTTCCGGTTAAATTAGGGCATAAAgacatgtgggctatgaagaagttgaaaaaggACTGGAATGAAGCTGCAGAACTACGGTTaactgggttgaatgaactcaaTGAATTATTCCTAAAAGCTTATGAAACATCAGCCTTctacaaataaaagataaagaagtaccatgacctaaaaattaaaaaacgagactttatggttggggatttggttctttttttcaattcagGGTTGTGCTTATTTTCGTGCATGCTCAAGTCCAAATAGACTGGGCCTTACTTGgtcacccaactattccctcatggagaaaTTGATACTCTT encodes the following:
- the LOC138347587 gene encoding uncharacterized protein codes for the protein MSIINDGGSHFCNKFLNVLLEKYRVLHNVSTPYHPQSSGQVEVSNGEIKQILLKTVNASRTDWSRRLDDAIWAYQNAYKTPIGHKDMWAMKKLKKDWNEAAELRLTGLNELNELFLKAYETSAFYK